In one Umezawaea sp. Da 62-37 genomic region, the following are encoded:
- a CDS encoding glycosyltransferase, with protein sequence MIAYYVHHHGSGHMHRAMSIARHLDGDVIGISSLDAPAHWPGRWTTLPDDAQGVDVTHDDVSAGDTLHWAPRHHAGLRERMALVSAELRSGSVRLLVADVSVEIAVLARLHGVPVVVVAQPGRRTDRAHRTAYDLAEAIIAPWPRQPAPDWPEAWSAKTAHVGAFSRFDGRPTSPATAQRKVLVLWGAGGLAVSEAQLHAAAAATPEWHWDIAGPPASGKAPGPQPPNLRHHGWVNDPWPLLDEAGVVITHAGQNALAEVAAARRPAVVIPQPRPFDEQHATSEALVHADLGVVAPTWPEPDQWSAVLTSAQSRGRDWSRWSGGDGAARAAAVLRDLAQHR encoded by the coding sequence GTGATCGCCTACTACGTGCACCACCACGGGTCCGGGCACATGCACCGGGCCATGTCCATCGCCCGCCACCTGGACGGCGACGTCATCGGGATCTCCAGCCTCGACGCGCCCGCCCACTGGCCGGGCCGGTGGACGACGCTGCCCGATGACGCTCAGGGCGTCGACGTGACGCACGACGACGTCAGCGCGGGCGACACCCTGCACTGGGCCCCCAGGCACCATGCGGGCCTGCGCGAACGGATGGCCCTGGTGAGCGCGGAGTTGCGCAGCGGTTCGGTTCGCCTGCTCGTCGCGGACGTATCGGTCGAGATCGCCGTGCTGGCCCGGCTGCACGGCGTGCCGGTGGTGGTCGTCGCGCAGCCCGGACGTCGGACCGACCGCGCCCACCGCACGGCCTACGACCTGGCCGAGGCGATCATCGCGCCATGGCCGCGGCAGCCCGCGCCGGACTGGCCTGAGGCGTGGTCGGCCAAAACCGCGCACGTCGGAGCGTTCTCGCGCTTCGACGGCCGCCCCACCTCACCGGCCACCGCACAGCGGAAGGTCCTGGTGCTGTGGGGAGCGGGCGGTCTGGCGGTGTCCGAAGCCCAACTCCACGCCGCGGCGGCGGCAACCCCGGAGTGGCACTGGGACATCGCCGGTCCACCCGCGTCCGGAAAGGCCCCCGGCCCCCAACCGCCCAACCTGCGCCACCACGGCTGGGTGAACGACCCGTGGCCGCTGCTGGACGAAGCAGGTGTCGTCATCACCCATGCCGGGCAGAACGCGCTCGCCGAGGTGGCGGCGGCCCGCAGGCCCGCGGTCGTCATCCCCCAGCCCCGCCCCTTCGACGAGCAGCACGCCACCTCCGAGGCACTGGTCCACGCCGACTTGGGTGTGGTGGCCCCGACCTGGCCCGAACCGGACCAGTGGTCCGCGGTGCTGACCAGCGCGCAGTCGCGCGGCCGCGACTGGTCACGGTGGTCGGGCGGTGACGGCGCCGCTCGTGCCGCAGCGGTGCTGCGCGATCTGGCGCAGCACCGATGA
- a CDS encoding glycosyltransferase, whose translation MTGSLRLSGDDLASPPLSIGLIASARYPIREPFAGGLEAHTWQLATGLRKRGHEVTVFGGTGSDPALRVKAMPVLPTLSAQSRRDVSMPPDYFIAEHHAYLGLMMDLGASAVCDVVHNNSLHYLPIAMASTLRTPVLTTLHTPPTPWLESAIGLCSPEHAYFAAVSAHTARQWSSLAPKITVVRNGVELDRWVPGGGGGPPVWFGRLVPEKGAELAIQAARSAGTGLRLAGPRPDAEYFRQEIEPLLGGDVVYEGHLTHHDLVGLVGSATVAVVSPRWEEPYGLVVAEALACGTPVAGFARGALPEVLDEHSGVLAAPDDVAGLATAITQAASLDRAAARYRAETTCSVDRMVDGYVRMYRELRS comes from the coding sequence GTGACGGGTTCGCTCCGGCTGTCGGGAGACGACCTCGCCAGCCCGCCGCTTTCCATCGGTCTGATCGCTTCGGCGCGCTACCCCATCCGCGAGCCCTTCGCAGGCGGGTTGGAGGCGCACACGTGGCAGTTGGCCACCGGCTTGAGGAAGCGGGGGCACGAGGTGACGGTTTTCGGCGGTACGGGCTCGGATCCGGCGCTGCGGGTCAAGGCCATGCCGGTTCTCCCGACCCTGTCCGCGCAATCCCGGCGCGACGTCAGCATGCCGCCCGACTACTTCATCGCCGAGCACCACGCCTACCTCGGTCTGATGATGGATCTCGGCGCCTCCGCGGTGTGTGACGTGGTGCACAACAACTCGCTGCACTACCTGCCCATCGCCATGGCCTCGACGCTGCGCACACCGGTGCTGACCACGTTGCACACCCCACCCACCCCGTGGCTGGAGTCCGCGATCGGGTTGTGTTCCCCCGAGCACGCCTACTTCGCCGCCGTCAGCGCCCACACCGCGCGGCAGTGGTCCTCCTTGGCACCCAAGATCACCGTGGTGCGCAACGGAGTCGAACTCGACCGGTGGGTGCCCGGCGGTGGTGGAGGACCACCGGTGTGGTTCGGCCGCCTGGTGCCCGAGAAGGGCGCCGAACTGGCCATCCAGGCCGCTCGCTCGGCAGGCACCGGGCTGCGGCTGGCCGGTCCCCGACCGGACGCCGAGTACTTCCGGCAGGAGATCGAGCCTCTGCTGGGTGGTGACGTCGTGTACGAAGGGCACCTGACCCACCACGACCTGGTGGGACTGGTCGGGTCCGCCACCGTCGCCGTGGTGTCGCCGCGCTGGGAGGAACCGTACGGGCTGGTCGTGGCCGAAGCGCTCGCTTGCGGCACCCCCGTCGCCGGTTTCGCCCGAGGGGCACTACCCGAGGTGCTCGACGAGCACAGCGGCGTCCTGGCCGCGCCCGACGACGTGGCCGGACTCGCCACGGCCATCACCCAAGCGGCGTCGTTGGACCGCGCCGCGGCCCGGTACCGCGCTGAAACCACGTGTTCGGTGGACCGCATGGTGGACGGGTACGTGCGGATGTACCGGGAGTTGCGGTCGTGA
- a CDS encoding glycosyltransferase produces MPAGHPYIRNISDTSATPGFHVLPDPPVPGAPDGQWWPHQALELGWLRTNHERFDLLHLHFGYEHLSVHDLRSVVETLRAHGKPLVLTVHDLRNPHQVDPGPHREALDVLIPSADAVITLTPGAAEHIASTWGRVATVIPHPHVVDPQRARRASARGRRDSFVIGVHAKSMRANCDAVAVAEQLAHTISTLPDSRLVVHAHDDEGGRRAAEELEQRGIAVTVGPPFSDSELYDYIGGLDVSVLPHRFGTHSGWLEACHDLGTTVLAPDCGFYHEQAPCLLYQRTETALDADSLDAALRRAHSQRPRWRADPDRRSIDRSAIIGAHNAVYRAVTSVARPPIAVRR; encoded by the coding sequence GTGCCGGCAGGGCACCCCTACATCCGCAACATCTCGGACACGAGTGCCACACCGGGCTTCCACGTCCTGCCCGACCCGCCTGTGCCCGGCGCACCTGACGGCCAGTGGTGGCCGCACCAGGCTCTGGAACTCGGGTGGCTGCGCACCAACCACGAGCGGTTCGACCTGCTGCACCTGCACTTCGGCTACGAGCACCTCTCCGTCCACGACCTGCGTTCGGTGGTGGAAACCCTGCGCGCGCACGGCAAACCCCTGGTTCTCACCGTGCACGACCTGCGCAACCCCCACCAGGTCGATCCCGGCCCGCACCGCGAGGCGCTCGACGTGCTCATCCCCTCAGCCGACGCCGTCATCACCCTGACCCCTGGCGCGGCCGAGCACATCGCCTCCACCTGGGGGCGCGTCGCGACGGTGATCCCGCACCCGCACGTGGTCGACCCGCAGCGAGCACGTCGGGCATCCGCGCGTGGCCGGCGCGACTCGTTCGTGATCGGAGTGCACGCGAAGAGCATGCGCGCCAACTGCGACGCCGTCGCCGTCGCCGAACAGCTCGCGCACACGATCTCCACGCTGCCCGATTCGCGACTGGTGGTCCACGCCCACGACGACGAGGGCGGTCGCCGCGCCGCAGAAGAACTGGAGCAGCGCGGTATCGCCGTCACGGTGGGGCCGCCGTTCTCCGACTCCGAGCTGTACGACTACATCGGGGGTCTCGACGTATCCGTTCTCCCGCACCGGTTCGGCACCCACTCGGGCTGGCTGGAAGCCTGTCACGACCTGGGGACGACGGTCCTCGCCCCCGACTGCGGGTTCTACCACGAGCAGGCTCCTTGCCTGCTCTACCAGCGCACGGAGACCGCGCTGGACGCCGACAGCTTGGACGCCGCACTGCGCCGCGCCCATTCCCAGCGGCCCCGTTGGCGCGCTGATCCCGACAGGCGGAGCATCGACCGATCCGCCATCATCGGTGCCCACAACGCCGTTTACCGCGCGGTGACCTCCGTCGCCCGACCGCCGATCGCGGTTCGGCGATGA